The Candidatus Melainabacteria bacterium RIFOXYA2_FULL_32_9 DNA window ATGATTTTAGGATTTTTGATATTTTCACGATAAATTTTGGAAATTTGTCTTCTTTTTTCATTATCCTTATCTAAATATCTTAATTTAACTCTTAATACTGCTGCTTGAACTTCATCTAATCTTGAATTAGTACCTTTAAACAGGTTTTCATATTTTACATGTGAACCGTAGTTTCTTAGAGCTCTGAGCTTCTCTGCTAATTTATCATTATTAGTTGTAATTGCGCCACCATCACCCAGACAGCCAAGATTTTTACCAGGATAAAAACTAAATGCAGATGCATCTCCAAGGTTACCGGCTCTTTTTTCATTATAATAAGCTCCATGAGCTTGAGCTGAATCTTCAATAACTTTTAAATTGTATTTTTTAGCTAATTCATTTATTTTATCCATATCACAGGTTTGCCCGTACAGATGAACAGGCATTATGGCAACTGTTTTATCATTTATTTCTTGCTCTATTGCACCAACGTCTATATTGTATGTATTAATATCAGGCTTTACAAGCCTTGGCTTTAAATTATTTGCAGATATAGACAGAATAGAAGCTAT harbors:
- a CDS encoding aminotransferase, yielding MIKFLDLKAINEQYRFEIDEAIKRVLDSGWYLLGKEVEAFEQEFAQYCNTKHAIGVANGLDALSLIIRAYDFPSGSEIIVPANTYIASILSISANNLKPRLVKPDINTYNIDVGAIEQEINDKTVAIMPVHLYGQTCDMDKINELAKKYNLKVIEDSAQAHGAYYNEKRAGNLGDASAFSFYPGKNLGCLGDGGAITTNNDKLAEKLRALRNYGSHVKYENLFKGTNSRLDEVQAAVLRVKLRYLDKDNEKRRQISKIYRENIKNPKIILPNVNNEDSHVWHLFVVRTENRDNLQKHLADKGIQSMIHYPIPPHKQKAYSEWNGLSMPITEKIHREVLSIPISPVMSDEEVSIVIEVLNAYK